One part of the Sphingobacterium sp. LZ7M1 genome encodes these proteins:
- a CDS encoding MFS transporter — MKIFKKNDKRLIRSWSMYDWANSAYNLVINSTIFPVYYTAITKNPETNDTVSFFGIEVINTALSNFALSIAYLLMALGLPFISAYSDAAGKRKFFMKLFTYIGAIACMGLFFFKINTLEWGIFCYAIAAMGYIGGVAFNNSYLPIIATPDQQDRVSAQGFAYGYVGCVTLQIICFVFIFKPEWFGISDASFPARFSFLLVGLWWLLFAQIPFRFLPRNRPTVGSERLPFFTKVKKEFSSVLGQIKQIEAIKTFLPAYFFYSMGIQTLLIVAAAFGEKVLNLGASKLIASILLIQIVAIGGAYIMSVAAKRFGNIKVLLVVVFFWILICCASFYMTTEYQFYGMAFAVGLLMGGIQSLSRSTYSKLIPEHIEDTTSFFSFYDVSEKVAIVIGLFSFGIIEQITQNIRYSALFLSVYFIIGFLLLFRVLKFNKLQIIESD, encoded by the coding sequence ATGAAAATATTCAAGAAGAATGATAAAAGATTAATCAGATCATGGTCCATGTACGATTGGGCCAATTCTGCCTATAATCTGGTCATAAACTCCACCATTTTTCCAGTATATTATACGGCCATCACAAAAAATCCGGAAACCAATGACACGGTTTCCTTTTTTGGTATTGAGGTCATTAATACTGCACTATCCAATTTCGCACTTTCCATTGCTTATTTATTGATGGCTTTAGGCTTGCCGTTTATTTCAGCATATTCTGATGCGGCAGGAAAGCGTAAGTTCTTCATGAAGCTCTTTACCTATATCGGTGCCATTGCCTGCATGGGATTGTTTTTCTTTAAGATAAATACCTTGGAATGGGGGATCTTCTGCTATGCAATAGCTGCTATGGGCTATATTGGCGGAGTAGCCTTCAATAATTCCTACCTGCCTATTATTGCTACGCCAGATCAGCAGGATAGGGTCAGTGCACAGGGATTTGCCTATGGCTATGTTGGATGTGTGACACTTCAGATCATTTGTTTCGTGTTTATTTTTAAACCAGAGTGGTTTGGGATCAGCGATGCTTCTTTCCCTGCAAGATTTTCATTTCTATTGGTGGGACTTTGGTGGTTGCTGTTCGCACAGATTCCATTCCGATTCTTGCCAAGAAATAGACCTACTGTAGGTTCTGAGCGCTTGCCTTTCTTTACGAAAGTGAAGAAGGAATTCAGCAGTGTATTGGGACAAATAAAACAGATCGAAGCCATCAAGACCTTTTTACCGGCCTATTTTTTCTATTCCATGGGAATTCAGACGCTATTGATCGTTGCTGCGGCATTTGGAGAAAAAGTGTTGAATTTAGGTGCAAGTAAACTGATTGCATCCATTTTATTGATACAGATCGTAGCAATTGGTGGGGCATACATCATGTCTGTTGCAGCCAAAAGGTTTGGAAACATCAAGGTTTTGCTTGTTGTGGTGTTCTTTTGGATACTGATTTGCTGTGCCTCATTCTATATGACTACGGAATATCAATTTTACGGAATGGCCTTTGCTGTAGGATTATTGATGGGAGGGATACAGTCCTTGTCTAGGTCGACCTATTCTAAGCTTATCCCAGAACATATTGAAGATACCACATCCTTCTTTAGTTTCTATGATGTTTCGGAGAAGGTAGCCATAGTGATCGGCTTATTCAGCTTTGGTATCATTGAACAGATCACGCAAAACATTCGATATTCGGCATTGTTCCTGTCTGTATATTTTATCATCGGGTTTTTGTTGTTGTTTCGTGTTTTAAAATTTAATAAATTACAGATTATTGAAAGCGATTAA
- a CDS encoding (Fe-S)-binding protein — MHKVELFIPCFIDQLYPETAFNTVKLLEKAGCKVIYNTDQTCCGQPAYNAGFWDDAKKIGQKFLNDFHEEHPIVSPSASCVGMVRGGYDDLFTNSIEHNKCRAIQRNIFEISDFLVNVLQKEYFGAELVGTAVYHDSCSALRECKIKDEPRRLLSHVGGLDIVEMRDQETCCGFGGTFAVKFEGISTAMAEQKVQNALDVKADYIISTDSSCLLQLQAYIEKNQLPIKTMHLVDVLTSGWANI; from the coding sequence ATGCATAAAGTAGAGTTATTTATCCCTTGTTTTATTGATCAATTATATCCTGAAACAGCCTTTAACACCGTGAAACTATTGGAGAAGGCAGGTTGCAAGGTCATATACAATACCGATCAGACCTGTTGTGGACAACCAGCATATAATGCCGGATTTTGGGATGATGCCAAGAAAATTGGCCAGAAGTTCCTGAATGACTTTCATGAAGAACATCCCATCGTCAGTCCATCGGCATCCTGTGTGGGAATGGTTAGGGGAGGTTATGATGATCTTTTTACCAATTCCATTGAGCACAATAAGTGCAGGGCCATACAGCGCAATATTTTTGAAATCAGTGATTTCTTGGTCAATGTTTTGCAGAAGGAATACTTCGGGGCAGAATTAGTCGGGACAGCGGTCTATCATGATTCCTGTTCTGCATTACGGGAGTGCAAGATCAAGGATGAACCAAGGCGCTTATTAAGCCATGTAGGTGGATTGGATATCGTAGAAATGAGAGATCAGGAAACATGCTGCGGTTTCGGTGGTACCTTTGCGGTTAAATTTGAAGGAATATCGACGGCCATGGCGGAACAGAAAGTTCAAAACGCCCTGGATGTCAAGGCGGATTATATTATATCTACTGATTCGTCCTGCTTATTGCAATTGCAGGCTTATATTGAAAAAAATCAACTTCCCATTAAGACCATGCATCTTGTCGATGTATTGACTTCTGGATGGGCTAATATCTAA
- a CDS encoding peptide MFS transporter, with translation MNQEKDQELVQHLAKQGVDDKMVMGHPASLFVLFFTEMWERFSYYGMRALLTVFLITEISKQGWGWSNKEAMELYAWYTGLVYLTPLIGGMIADKLTGYRKAILLGALIMTLGHASMALEGTSQSFFYVGLVLMILGNGLFKPNISSMVGQLYPDTSAKKDAGYTIFYMGINSGAFLGMLLCGYIGEKEGWHYGFGLAGVFMFFGMIQFYFAQKIFGVIGEKPGTVHSPEEHVHNIQEEDHTPKNVVRDRLVVVAVLMIASIFFFFAFEQAGGSMTIFAKNYTQRVLDGDTGEIFKWVDAALTIFPILIVTYVLFKLSQQIFSKYPLTVIFTAISFAIIWALGIWKVNKEFSVETTEVTVSWFQILNSFFIITLASSFSKLWEKVWNPSGPVKFAFGLILVAVGFLALAYGSMSIPSGAQTASVSMIWLILAYFFHTTGELCVSPVGLSYVSKLSPKKFAGLLFGLWFTASAIANFIAGMTGSFIDKITETYSMTVFFLIIAALPILVAILLLIFNGKLKKMMHGIH, from the coding sequence ATGAATCAAGAAAAAGACCAAGAGTTGGTCCAGCACCTTGCCAAACAAGGAGTTGACGACAAAATGGTAATGGGACATCCTGCAAGTCTATTTGTCCTATTCTTTACTGAGATGTGGGAGCGTTTCAGTTATTACGGAATGAGAGCCCTTCTGACCGTATTCCTAATCACTGAAATTTCTAAGCAAGGCTGGGGATGGAGCAATAAAGAAGCCATGGAATTGTATGCTTGGTATACAGGCTTGGTTTATTTGACACCATTAATAGGAGGGATGATTGCCGATAAGTTGACCGGTTACCGTAAAGCCATCCTTTTAGGTGCCTTAATCATGACCCTAGGTCATGCCTCAATGGCTCTCGAAGGGACTTCGCAATCCTTTTTCTATGTCGGACTTGTCTTGATGATCTTAGGTAATGGTCTATTCAAACCAAATATTTCATCCATGGTAGGTCAGTTATATCCAGATACATCTGCGAAAAAAGATGCAGGTTATACAATTTTCTACATGGGTATTAACTCAGGTGCATTCTTAGGAATGTTATTATGTGGTTATATCGGTGAAAAAGAGGGTTGGCATTACGGATTTGGATTAGCTGGGGTATTTATGTTCTTCGGTATGATCCAATTCTATTTCGCGCAAAAGATCTTTGGTGTAATCGGTGAAAAACCAGGTACTGTTCATTCACCAGAAGAACATGTCCACAACATTCAGGAAGAAGACCATACGCCTAAAAACGTGGTTAGAGACCGTTTGGTAGTGGTAGCCGTATTGATGATTGCCAGTATCTTTTTCTTCTTTGCCTTTGAGCAAGCCGGTGGATCGATGACCATTTTTGCAAAGAACTACACCCAACGTGTCCTTGATGGGGATACCGGTGAGATCTTTAAATGGGTAGATGCAGCCTTGACCATATTCCCGATCCTGATCGTAACATATGTCCTTTTCAAATTATCACAACAGATTTTCAGCAAGTATCCTTTGACCGTAATTTTTACAGCCATCTCTTTTGCTATCATCTGGGCATTGGGTATTTGGAAAGTGAATAAGGAATTCTCTGTTGAAACGACAGAAGTTACAGTTTCTTGGTTCCAGATCTTGAACTCCTTCTTTATTATCACGCTTGCTTCTTCCTTTTCTAAATTATGGGAAAAGGTATGGAATCCTTCAGGTCCAGTGAAGTTTGCTTTCGGATTGATCTTGGTAGCCGTAGGTTTCCTTGCTTTGGCATATGGATCGATGTCTATCCCTTCAGGTGCGCAGACAGCCTCAGTGAGCATGATCTGGTTAATCTTGGCCTATTTCTTTCATACAACTGGAGAATTATGTGTATCGCCGGTAGGTCTTTCTTATGTAAGTAAGCTTTCGCCTAAGAAATTTGCTGGTTTGTTATTTGGATTATGGTTCACTGCCTCTGCGATTGCAAACTTTATCGCAGGTATGACCGGTTCATTTATTGATAAGATTACCGAAACTTACTCGATGACAGTTTTCTTCTTGATCATCGCAGCTCTTCCTATATTGGTTGCTATCCTATTGTTGATCTTTAATGGTAAATTAAAGAAAATGATGCACGGCATCCACTAA
- a CDS encoding sugar phosphate isomerase/epimerase, whose protein sequence is MSSRREFLRNLGLVTAGVTLAPSLDVFAAKKDWFQISLAEWSLHKKLFKGDLKNIDFPEYTAKNFGIHGVEYVNQFFKDKAKDMTYLKDLNNRAKDNGVKNVLIMVDGEGSLGDRDETKRKQAVENHYKWIDAANFLGCHAIRVNAAGEGTKEEVKEQVVKSLSTLADYGKKGKISVVVENHGGISSHGDWLADVLKTVGKKNCGSLPDFGNFYEYDRYQGVKDLMPYAKGVSAKSHAFDANGNDTGIDYAKMMQIVKSAGYNGYVGIEFEGDKISEDEGIKLTKALLEKFK, encoded by the coding sequence ATGAGTTCAAGAAGAGAGTTTTTAAGAAACTTAGGTCTAGTAACAGCTGGAGTAACATTAGCACCTTCGCTAGATGTATTCGCTGCTAAGAAAGACTGGTTTCAAATTTCATTAGCGGAATGGTCTTTACATAAAAAACTATTCAAAGGGGATTTGAAAAATATTGATTTTCCTGAGTATACAGCAAAAAACTTTGGTATCCATGGAGTTGAATATGTAAATCAATTCTTCAAGGATAAAGCTAAGGATATGACTTACTTAAAAGATTTGAATAACCGTGCTAAGGACAATGGCGTGAAAAACGTATTGATCATGGTGGACGGGGAAGGAAGTCTAGGAGATCGTGATGAAACTAAACGCAAGCAGGCTGTAGAGAACCATTACAAATGGATCGATGCCGCTAATTTCCTAGGATGTCATGCCATCCGTGTAAATGCTGCGGGTGAAGGAACTAAAGAAGAAGTTAAGGAACAAGTGGTTAAAAGCTTGTCTACCTTAGCTGATTATGGAAAAAAAGGTAAGATATCTGTAGTCGTTGAAAATCATGGTGGAATTTCTTCCCACGGTGATTGGTTGGCAGATGTATTGAAAACTGTAGGTAAGAAAAACTGTGGTAGTTTACCAGATTTCGGTAACTTCTATGAGTACGACCGCTATCAAGGGGTTAAGGACTTAATGCCGTATGCTAAAGGCGTAAGTGCTAAATCTCATGCTTTCGATGCGAATGGTAATGATACGGGAATCGACTATGCCAAAATGATGCAGATCGTTAAATCCGCTGGCTACAATGGTTATGTAGGTATCGAATTTGAAGGTGATAAGATTTCTGAAGACGAAGGAATCAAATTAACAAAGGCTTTATTGGAGAAATTCAAATAA
- a CDS encoding peptide MFS transporter codes for MSQASDASFSEELEKQGIDGSLVLGHPSGLFVLFFTEMWERFSFYGMRVLLINFLTSAIISGSPFSGWGWDPVQAGALYGTYAMLLYISPIFGGILADKYLGYRYAIVIGAAIMTLGHLFMAFDTPLFLYLGLGALVVGTGFFKPNMTSILSEMYKKFPQKKDAAYTIFYMGVNSGAFFGMMLCGYLGEKVGWHWGFGLAGIFMFLGTLQFWYAKPIFGKVGDKPTAEIKAEKAEAAALANPDDKPNPFTKLDIFLIVIMTILGLGYAFNDPLSKISGIDIFSSLQMGSMAGQNVAIFAALIIFLFVVISRLSRYTKVVRDRLIAVIIFAFFVIFFWMSFEQGASSLVIFARDSVDRSLSGNSLTIFNVVNSLLTIVPLIFVTYAVTMLTKKTFGKAPLSNIVQVICFTAVWGLALWMLYREFTAESSEIAVSWFSILNSFFIITFANFVSKIWDSKYNPPATVKYGMGLIVMAIGFGLLAFGANGLQEGVKVSMVWLILAYMFHTLGELCLSPVGLSYVSKLAPARMIGFMFGMWYLALAIGNKLAAIIGGQIEIITNQYSLSTFFLIFTIVPIGAGIIVMLLHPIVKKLMHGVK; via the coding sequence ATGAGTCAAGCTTCAGATGCTTCTTTTTCAGAAGAATTAGAAAAACAGGGAATCGATGGAAGCCTTGTATTAGGTCACCCATCAGGTTTATTTGTTTTGTTTTTCACAGAAATGTGGGAGCGTTTTTCCTTCTACGGAATGCGCGTGTTACTTATCAATTTTTTAACCAGTGCAATTATTTCAGGTAGTCCATTTTCCGGATGGGGTTGGGATCCAGTCCAAGCCGGTGCATTATATGGTACCTATGCCATGTTGCTGTATATCTCACCCATATTTGGTGGTATTTTAGCCGATAAGTATTTGGGGTATCGATATGCCATCGTTATCGGGGCTGCCATCATGACCCTAGGGCACCTGTTCATGGCTTTTGATACGCCGCTGTTTCTTTATCTAGGTCTCGGAGCATTGGTTGTCGGTACGGGATTCTTTAAGCCGAATATGACCTCCATATTATCCGAGATGTACAAGAAGTTCCCTCAGAAGAAAGATGCTGCCTACACCATATTCTATATGGGGGTGAATTCAGGCGCTTTCTTTGGTATGATGCTTTGTGGTTATTTAGGGGAAAAGGTCGGTTGGCATTGGGGTTTTGGTTTAGCAGGTATCTTTATGTTTTTAGGAACATTACAGTTCTGGTATGCCAAGCCAATCTTCGGAAAGGTTGGAGATAAGCCAACGGCAGAGATAAAAGCTGAAAAAGCTGAAGCTGCAGCCTTGGCAAATCCAGATGATAAACCAAATCCATTTACAAAATTAGATATCTTCCTGATTGTTATCATGACCATCCTAGGATTGGGTTATGCATTCAATGACCCACTATCTAAGATTTCAGGCATTGATATCTTCTCAAGTCTTCAGATGGGATCTATGGCTGGCCAAAATGTTGCCATATTTGCAGCATTGATCATCTTCCTGTTTGTTGTTATTTCAAGATTGTCCAGATATACAAAAGTTGTCCGAGACCGATTGATTGCTGTCATTATCTTTGCGTTCTTTGTGATCTTCTTTTGGATGTCCTTTGAGCAAGGTGCCTCTTCCTTGGTCATTTTCGCTCGGGATAGTGTCGATAGAAGTTTATCAGGAAATTCCCTGACTATTTTCAATGTGGTCAATAGCTTATTGACTATCGTTCCATTAATTTTCGTGACCTATGCGGTCACCATGCTAACCAAAAAGACTTTTGGCAAAGCACCACTTTCCAATATAGTTCAGGTGATTTGTTTTACAGCAGTATGGGGTTTAGCCTTATGGATGCTGTACCGTGAGTTCACTGCCGAATCTTCAGAGATTGCGGTTTCATGGTTCTCCATCCTGAATTCCTTCTTTATCATCACATTTGCCAATTTTGTGTCTAAAATATGGGATTCCAAATATAATCCACCAGCAACCGTAAAATACGGAATGGGCTTGATTGTCATGGCGATAGGTTTTGGTTTATTGGCCTTTGGTGCAAATGGACTTCAAGAAGGCGTAAAGGTTTCTATGGTCTGGTTGATTCTGGCCTATATGTTCCATACCCTTGGCGAGCTCTGTCTTTCACCGGTAGGTCTGTCCTATGTTTCCAAACTTGCACCAGCTAGGATGATCGGATTTATGTTCGGGATGTGGTATTTGGCATTGGCAATCGGAAATAAATTAGCGGCCATTATTGGTGGGCAGATTGAAATTATCACCAATCAGTACTCCTTGAGTACATTTTTCTTGATATTTACCATTGTGCCGATCGGAGCTGGGATTATCGTGATGTTGCTTCACCCAATCGTGAAGAAGCTGATGCATGGCGTAAAATAG
- a CDS encoding D-alanyl-D-alanine carboxypeptidase encodes MRSILILMGLLACLTTKAQSTLNLNDEFQKSTVLPKHYYGFSLYDVDQQRFVYNHNQDKHFTPASNTKVFTLFASLKLIGDSIPGIAYVERGDSLIFWGTGDPSFLHPRLDNGRVYNFLKNSKKKLFYSSSPTQEPTYRNGWSIEDYEFYYQPELFPFPIYGNVVQFREVDGRLRLFPTYFERDVKQLSDTTTRYRIHRAMENNSYEINELPLPKNYVNEKPFRPSDSLLVLLLQDTLKKDVGLVNQKLPQDFKIYNSVEKRAVEREMMLPSDNFLAEQLNMVASFLKYNSFKTEDLRQYMTDTYYSKLSDSIELRDGSGLSSYNKITPRSMVEVLLQISNEVRDENAKLYLFPAGGLEGTLKNVYPTPGGKAFVWAKTGTINSVHCQSGYIITKRGKRYVFSFLNNNYLGSSSPVRKEMVRIVTHIYENF; translated from the coding sequence ATGAGAAGCATACTAATCCTAATGGGGTTATTGGCCTGCTTGACAACCAAAGCGCAATCTACCCTCAACCTAAATGATGAATTCCAAAAATCAACCGTTTTACCAAAGCATTACTACGGCTTTAGTCTTTACGATGTCGATCAACAACGCTTTGTTTACAACCATAATCAGGACAAACATTTTACTCCAGCATCAAATACCAAGGTCTTCACTTTATTTGCCTCCCTAAAGCTCATTGGTGATTCTATCCCAGGGATTGCATATGTTGAACGTGGTGATTCCTTGATTTTCTGGGGAACCGGTGATCCTAGCTTCTTACATCCAAGGTTAGATAATGGAAGAGTGTATAACTTCTTAAAAAACAGCAAGAAAAAACTATTCTACTCAAGTTCTCCTACGCAAGAACCAACTTACAGAAACGGTTGGTCGATCGAAGACTATGAATTCTACTACCAACCAGAACTGTTTCCTTTTCCGATCTATGGTAATGTTGTGCAGTTTAGGGAGGTTGATGGCAGACTCAGATTATTCCCAACCTATTTCGAACGCGATGTAAAGCAGCTATCTGATACAACAACTCGATATAGAATACATAGAGCAATGGAGAATAACAGCTATGAAATCAATGAGCTTCCTTTGCCTAAGAATTATGTCAATGAAAAACCTTTCCGACCTAGTGATAGCCTTTTGGTGCTATTGCTACAGGATACCTTGAAAAAGGATGTCGGATTGGTAAATCAGAAGCTGCCTCAAGATTTCAAGATCTATAATTCTGTAGAAAAAAGAGCAGTAGAGCGTGAAATGATGCTTCCAAGTGATAATTTTTTGGCTGAGCAACTAAACATGGTTGCATCCTTCTTGAAATACAATAGCTTCAAAACAGAAGACCTGCGCCAATATATGACTGACACCTATTACAGCAAATTAAGTGATAGCATTGAATTGAGAGATGGTAGCGGTTTGTCGAGTTACAATAAAATAACACCAAGGAGTATGGTGGAGGTTTTGCTTCAGATCAGTAATGAAGTCCGTGATGAGAACGCCAAGCTATATTTATTTCCGGCAGGAGGATTAGAAGGCACGCTAAAGAATGTTTACCCAACACCGGGAGGAAAGGCCTTTGTTTGGGCTAAAACAGGAACAATCAACAGTGTTCACTGTCAGAGTGGTTATATCATAACCAAACGAGGTAAGCGCTATGTTTTTTCTTTTCTGAACAATAATTACTTGGGGAGTTCAAGTCCAGTTCGCAAGGAAATGGTACGGATAGTTACCCATATCTACGAAAATTTTTAA